Genomic segment of Scardovia inopinata JCM 12537:
GGCTGTGACCGAGTGCCCACGTGCCAAACTTTTTCCCATATCCCTCTTTAGTAATGAGCATTCGATCTTTATCAGTAAACTGCGGTTCCGTCATCGCAACTCCTACTCATCCTTTTTCTGCGTGTTGTTTTCTGGCGGGAACTCATTCGGGTGAGCCTTCTTATACTTACTTGCCCAGTCATAATCATAAATCTGCTTGCCATAGCGAGCTAACCGCCGTGCAGACAACTTTCCAGAAATCGCGTGTCCGTCGCTTTCTAAAGGACCATACCCACCACCATAGTCATAACGATCCATATTAAAACTTACCGTCTGCTTCTCATCATGATTAATAATCACATAATAATCAATACCACCCATAGGATTATGCTCAATAGACGAGTCCACAATCTCATAGGTTTGAATAACACCTTTATCAGTCAAAGCATGAGGATCCAACTCACGAAAATCCTCCTCCATAACCTTCCGACACTCCCGTGAATGAACAATAGCAACCATCTGCTGCCGAAAATCAGCAGCCTCACACTCCCTATACACACGAACCGCAAGAACGAGGCTCACCATCAAGCCTACTGCAGCAAACACAACAGAAATAATTTTTATCCACAATAAGATCAGTTTATGACTATGCACTGCTGCTGCCACCCCCCTAAAATACACAAACCCCCATACTCTTCTTGAAATAATCTCATATAAATAATCTCATATACGGTTATTCATATATGGTTACTAACAAAAAGAGTACGGGCGCTATTCAGCTAATCATTGAATCATTGCAAAAGTTTGTGTTCGCTGTAATCCATCGTCAGCTGTGGGTTATCACCGTTGGGTATCACTGTGGATTGGCATTGGTCATCTATCCATCTAGCGTAAAGCCAGATTTGCAGCTCCGATCAAACCTGCATCCTGACCGGCTGTTGCCGGAACAATGTCAGCATGGGACCGGTAGGCACTAGCCTGGAGGAAACGCTTGTAAGCAGCGCGAGCAGGGTCCAGGAGAATATCGCCAACGGCAACCACTCCCCCTCCAATCACATAAATATCAGGGTCCAGCACAGCTGAGATGGAAGCCATAGTCCGCCCCAGCCACTCTCCAATCTTGTTGAAAGCATAGAGTCCAAGAGCATCGCCCTCTTTAGCAGCCTGAGACACCATTTTGCCTCTCAGCTCGTCAATATCGCCATTGCAGAGCTCAAGCAGCCGTTTGGCATCTTCAGGGCGGCGGCGGATAGCAGACCGGGCGAAGCGCTCCAAAGCATTGCCTGAGGTATAGCGCTCAGCGCATCCCCTGAGGCCGCATCCGCAAAAATCACCGTCGGGAACCATGGGGATATGCCCCAGCTCGGCAGCCATTCCGAAAGATCCGCGGTAGAGTTGGCCGTTAAGCACAATTGCACCGCCCAAACCAGTACCGACAGTCAAAGCAACCATGTTGGTGTGCCCCTGGCCAGCACCATGAACATATTCACCCCAACCGGCACAGTTAGCATCATTTTCCACAATAACCGGAACTTCTCTGTCGATCAGATCTTCAATATGGCCCGACAGATCATATTCAATCCAAGCAGGAATATTGGCAGAGAAGGTAACAGTCCGCCTATCTTCCTTGATATTCCCTGCAGCCGAAATTCCAATGGCGGCAATATCAGAATAACTTTTCTTGGCTTCGGCGTAAGTGGCAGCAATATGCTTGTCAATATCTTCAGCCTCTTTAGGGGTAGGAATTGTCCATGATCTGATAATGGAATCATCTTCATCGCAGATCCCAATGGCAATCTTTGTTCCGCCTATATCTACTGCCATAGTATGCATGCTGGTACGCTCCTTTCAGGCTTCATTCTTCCCGTGACACATCTTGTACTTCCGTCCTGACCCGCAGGGGCAGGGAGCATTCTTGGGTGTTCCGGGGAAAGTTCTTCCGTCAGCCCACGGGGTCTTGAGCTCGTTGCTCTTGGGCCTCTTGGATACGGGGACTTTCTGTTCCTCATGAGACAGAGGGGCCATACCGGTAACAGAGCCTTCATAGCTCTTGCTTCGGCTTCCCTCTTCTTCATCTTCAGCAGACGCTTCCCTTTCTTTCTCTGTCTGCTTTGCTGACAAATCAGACTCGTCAAGCTCGGACCCATCCGATTCGGTGGAATCCGGATCTACGGGGGATGAATATTCGAAATCTTCCTGGTCAGCATCCCCCTCTTGCTCTTCAGCCTCCTGGGCGGCCAAGACAGCTTTCAAATCAAGATTGAAGAGAAGCTGGAGGGTTTCTTCCTTAATGGAATCCACCATAGAGTTATACATCTGATAGCCCTCACGCTGATATTCCACCAAAGGATCACGCTGGCCCATGCCTCGCAGACCAATACCATCCTTGAGGTAATCCATCTCATACAGATGTTCGCGCCACTTGCGATCCATAGTAGCCAAAACTACCCTACGCTCAATTTCTCGCATATTGTCCTGGCCAACCAGATCTTCACGCTGATCATAATCATCTTTAATATCAGAATAGATAAGATCAACAAGCTTCTTGCGGGCCTTGTCTCCCTTAAGCTTGACAATCTGGTCTTCAATCTCATCGGTATCAAAATCAATAGGAACAATACTTTTTATTGCATTCCAAAGGCCTTCATAATCCCATTGAGCTACCTTGTCGCCGCCGCGGGACGCCCCGCGAACGTAAGATTCAACCACTGACCTGATGAAGTCCTGGATGTCGCCTGCAATATCAGCTCCCTTGAGAACTTCCATCCTCTCCTTATAAACAACGGTACGCTGCTTATTCATGACATCGTCATATTTCAGCACGTTTTTACGCATCTCGTAGTTGCGGGCTTCCACTGACTTCTGTGCATTGCGCACTCCCTTGGAGATACTTTTTTGCTCCAGAGGCTCACCTTCAGGCATATTATTACGCATAACTGCAGCAACCAGCTGAGTATTGAACAGGCGCATCAAATTGTCTTCCAGAGACAGGTAAAAACGGGATTCGCCTGGATCTCCCTGACGACCGGAGCGGCCACGGAGCTGATTATCAATTCTGCGGGACTCATGGCGCTCTGTACCCAGAACGTATAAGCCACCCAGCTCAACTACTTCCTCATGTTCTTCCTTAACCTGATCCTTAACCTGATCCAGGGTCTTGCCCCACAGACGCTCATATTCTTCCGGAGTGTCCTCAGCAGAATAGCCCTGAGATTTAAGCTTTTGGTCTGCCAGGAATTCCACGTTCCCGCCCAACATAATATCGGTACCACGACCTGCCATGTTAGTAGCCACAGTCACAGCTCCCTTGCGGCCAGCTACAGCAACAACAGCTGCTTCAGCTTCATGGTGCTTGGCGTTAAGTACCTTGTGAGGAATCTTGGCAACATCAAGCAGGGAGGAAACAACTTCTGATGATTCTACAGAAGCAGTACCCAGCAGGACAGGCTGTCCCTTAGCATACCGATCGGCCACATCCTTAACAATGGCAACCAGCTTTTCCTTCCGAGTACGGAAAATCAGGTCATCCTGATCCTTGCGAATCATGGGACGATTGGTAGGAACAGGAATGACACCCAGCTTGTAGGTGTTCATAAATTCTGCGGCTTCTGTTTCTGCAGTACCAGTCATACCAGCAAGCTTGTCATACATGCGGAAATAGTTCTGCAAGGTAATGGTAGCAAAAGTTTGATTTTCTGCCTGGACTTCCACACCTTCTTTCGCTTCAATAGCCTGATGCAGGCCTTCATTGTAGCGACGGCCATGAAGCATGCGACCCGTGTGTTCATCGACGATCAGAACTTCTCCACCCTGGACAACATAATCCTTATCACGCAGGAAGAGTTCCTTAGCTTTGATGGCATTGTTCAAGTATCCTATCAAAGCTGTATTGCTGGGTTCATAAAGATTATCAATACCTAGATAATCTTCCACTTTAGTGATACCAGGATCCAGGATGCCGACGGTCTTTTTCTTTTCATCGACTTCATAGTCCACGTCCCGCTCTAGTTTGGGGGCCAACTTAGCAAACTGCCGGTACCAGCGAGTAACATCCCCCTCGGACGGGCCAGAAATAATCAGAGGAGTCCTGGCTTCATCAATTAGAATAGAATCAACCTCATCCACAATGGCATAATGATGGCCGCGCTGAACTAGTTCGCTCTTATCCCATGCCATGTTGTCACGCAGATAATCGAAACCAAATTCATTGTTGGTTCCATAGGTGATGTCAGCATTATATTGCTTGCGGCGCTCTGCCGGCTGTTGTTCAGTAATAATACAGCCTGTTTCCATGTTCAGGAAGCGGAAAATACGACCCATGAGCTCAGACTGATAGCTGGCCAGGTAGTCGTTCACGGTCACTACATGTACGCCTTTGCCTTCCAAGGCGTTAAGGTAAGCCGGAAGTGTTGCAACCAGGGTCTTGCCTTCACCGGTCTTCATCTCAGCAATATTGCCCCAATGCAGTGCGGCACCGCCCATCAGCTGAACATCAAAGTGCCTTTGCCCTAGTGTTCTCTTGGAAACTTCACGAACGGTGGCGAAAGCCTCAGGCATAATGTCATCAAGTTTTGCACCATTGTCGATTTTCTGCTTAAATTTAGCCGTCTGACCTTTCAATTCATCATCAGTCAGGGCAGAAATCTCGTCTTCTAACTTATTTGTAGCATCAGCAACGTTTTTCAGCTTGCGCAGCTGCTGACCTTCGCCCATACGTAGTGCTCTATCAAGTAATGACACTGCATGCTCCTTGTGCATAGTTTACGGACTCACACTTGTCCAGACAGTGAATCCGCTACAGACAAACTTTTATTATAGTACCCAATCGCTCTGATATTTTATGATTGACCGAGTGATAAGAGACTGCATTCTTTTTGACTTCACGATTAGTTTTCCTTTTCGCTCTCTCTTAGTTCTCTTTTAGCTCTCTTTTATACTGATAGTACCAGCAGCGTCGTCACATAAAAAACCGTGGCTTCGTTCCAGTTGAGGTAAACAGGCGAAACCACGGCAGCCATATGAAAGCTTATTATTTAGTTCTTTTTCCCGACGTTCTCAGGAGTATCAATTTCAAATACACCATAGCTCCATCCATGGCGGTGATAGACCACGGAAGGCCGATGAGTATCAATATTAACGAAAAGGAAAAAGTCGTGACCGATCAGTTCCATCTGATTGATAGCATCATCAATAGTCATGGGTTCAGCAATATGGAGCTTACGCCGAATGGTAACTGGAGTATCTCCCACACGAACTTCTACGGATTCGCCAGGACCCAACTCTCCCGCTACTGCTTCGTCGGTGCTGTTGCTGCTTTCCTGCTCATCTTCAGGTTCTGCTTCCGACTCCTCTGGAAGAAGGACTGGCCCCAGATCTACAGGAACTGCTTCGTTATAGCCGCGGCGATGATCCTTGCGTCGATCTCTGGACCTACGAAGACGCAGGGTCAGCTTATCCAGAGCAAGATCCAGAGCGCTGTATTCGTCACTGCTGGAAGCCTCAGCCCGGATGACAGTTCGCCCGGCATATACGGTAATTTCTACACGTTTTGCTGTATCCGCCTGGCGAGGATTGCCTTCATGGGTAATAACCACGGTGGCGCGCTGTGCATCAGGTGCAATTGCGGTCACACGATTCATCTTGCTTTCAATAACATCCCGGAATTTCTGCGAAATCTGACTTCGCCTTCCTGTTACTGCAATTTCCATGTGAACCTCCTCAGGTTGGGAGCGGTTGTCCCGCTTATTGGTAACGGTAACGACATCGCTGTCGTTATTTTTATACTAGCTCATTTTCTTGGAAAGAACTTAACGTGTCGCATAAACATTATGATAATTGTAAGATTTTTGTCTTTCCTCTCTCGTTGTGATTGCTTTCTCCCACACGGATTCTCACCCTGATTTTCACGATTTTCATAGTTCACATGGTTCCCCTCTCCTGCTATGGTTGCTGTGAGACCTCTTGATGGTCGCGGCATTATACAAGGTATAATGCTGAGGAACTTCCGGGCTCCACAGAGCACGATGGCGGATAACGTCCGCCCAGGGCAACCTGAGAGATAGCGCAACAGAAAGCAAACCGCTGTCTTGTTCTCCTTTCCACCGAGTGTGGGAACTGCTGAAAGCAGGGAGGAAGACAGGATAGTAAGGGTGAAACGGCGGTGTAAGAGACCACCAAGTCGATGGCAACATTAGACTGTTAGGCAAGCCTCATCGGGAGCAAGGCCAAGTAGGAGACGATAAGAGCTGCTCGTTCGAGTCTCCGGGTAGGCTGCTGGAGCCTAGCGGCAACGTTAGGTCGAGATGGATGACCATCCGTTTAACGACAGAACCCGGGGTATAAGAGGTCTCACTTTTTTAGTCTCCTTTAGTATCCGTCAATCTCCTTTAGTCTCCGTCGAATTGTGAGACGCGTGAGAATCGTGAGTTATGCGAATCGTCAGATGTTAGTGAAGCAAGGTCGTCTGTCATATTATCTGTTCCAGACACATAAGAAGAATATCGTTTAATAGCTTCCAGATTATGGCCTTTTCTGGCTCCTGCTGACCAAAAGCGCCGTAACCTGACTTTTCTGTCCAATCCGCGAGTCTTCTTGGCAATTTTAACTGCAAGTTCCTGCAAGGCCTGATCGAATAAACCATCCTGCCGAGCCTGCTCCAGGCAGGTATCGATGAGCCCTTGCCCGACTTTTTTCTTCAGCAGCTCCCTTCGGGTACC
This window contains:
- a CDS encoding ROK family glucokinase, with amino-acid sequence MHTMAVDIGGTKIAIGICDEDDSIIRSWTIPTPKEAEDIDKHIAATYAEAKKSYSDIAAIGISAAGNIKEDRRTVTFSANIPAWIEYDLSGHIEDLIDREVPVIVENDANCAGWGEYVHGAGQGHTNMVALTVGTGLGGAIVLNGQLYRGSFGMAAELGHIPMVPDGDFCGCGLRGCAERYTSGNALERFARSAIRRRPEDAKRLLELCNGDIDELRGKMVSQAAKEGDALGLYAFNKIGEWLGRTMASISAVLDPDIYVIGGGVVAVGDILLDPARAAYKRFLQASAYRSHADIVPATAGQDAGLIGAANLALR
- a CDS encoding regulatory protein RecX, with translation MTSEEWNSTDSRASRMKSPESNLLRPAEENRCQEAALRLLDAAPRSSGALRQRLIDKGFEEHTVDRVIDRLTDSQLIDDETYAKAMVHYCLSRQLGEFGTRRELLKKKVGQGLIDTCLEQARQDGLFDQALQELAVKIAKKTRGLDRKVRLRRFWSAGARKGHNLEAIKRYSSYVSGTDNMTDDLASLTSDDSHNSRFSRVSQFDGD
- a CDS encoding DUF1310 family protein; this translates as MFAAVGLMVSLVLAVRVYRECEAADFRQQMVAIVHSRECRKVMEEDFRELDPHALTDKGVIQTYEIVDSSIEHNPMGGIDYYVIINHDEKQTVSFNMDRYDYGGGYGPLESDGHAISGKLSARRLARYGKQIYDYDWASKYKKAHPNEFPPENNTQKKDE
- the hpf gene encoding ribosome hibernation-promoting factor, HPF/YfiA family, whose amino-acid sequence is MEIAVTGRRSQISQKFRDVIESKMNRVTAIAPDAQRATVVITHEGNPRQADTAKRVEITVYAGRTVIRAEASSSDEYSALDLALDKLTLRLRRSRDRRKDHRRGYNEAVPVDLGPVLLPEESEAEPEDEQESSNSTDEAVAGELGPGESVEVRVGDTPVTIRRKLHIAEPMTIDDAINQMELIGHDFFLFVNIDTHRPSVVYHRHGWSYGVFEIDTPENVGKKN
- the secA gene encoding preprotein translocase subunit SecA, with translation MGEGQQLRKLKNVADATNKLEDEISALTDDELKGQTAKFKQKIDNGAKLDDIMPEAFATVREVSKRTLGQRHFDVQLMGGAALHWGNIAEMKTGEGKTLVATLPAYLNALEGKGVHVVTVNDYLASYQSELMGRIFRFLNMETGCIITEQQPAERRKQYNADITYGTNNEFGFDYLRDNMAWDKSELVQRGHHYAIVDEVDSILIDEARTPLIISGPSEGDVTRWYRQFAKLAPKLERDVDYEVDEKKKTVGILDPGITKVEDYLGIDNLYEPSNTALIGYLNNAIKAKELFLRDKDYVVQGGEVLIVDEHTGRMLHGRRYNEGLHQAIEAKEGVEVQAENQTFATITLQNYFRMYDKLAGMTGTAETEAAEFMNTYKLGVIPVPTNRPMIRKDQDDLIFRTRKEKLVAIVKDVADRYAKGQPVLLGTASVESSEVVSSLLDVAKIPHKVLNAKHHEAEAAVVAVAGRKGAVTVATNMAGRGTDIMLGGNVEFLADQKLKSQGYSAEDTPEEYERLWGKTLDQVKDQVKEEHEEVVELGGLYVLGTERHESRRIDNQLRGRSGRQGDPGESRFYLSLEDNLMRLFNTQLVAAVMRNNMPEGEPLEQKSISKGVRNAQKSVEARNYEMRKNVLKYDDVMNKQRTVVYKERMEVLKGADIAGDIQDFIRSVVESYVRGASRGGDKVAQWDYEGLWNAIKSIVPIDFDTDEIEDQIVKLKGDKARKKLVDLIYSDIKDDYDQREDLVGQDNMREIERRVVLATMDRKWREHLYEMDYLKDGIGLRGMGQRDPLVEYQREGYQMYNSMVDSIKEETLQLLFNLDLKAVLAAQEAEEQEGDADQEDFEYSSPVDPDSTESDGSELDESDLSAKQTEKEREASAEDEEEGSRSKSYEGSVTGMAPLSHEEQKVPVSKRPKSNELKTPWADGRTFPGTPKNAPCPCGSGRKYKMCHGKNEA